A genomic window from Pecten maximus chromosome 6, xPecMax1.1, whole genome shotgun sequence includes:
- the LOC117329462 gene encoding FMRFamide receptor-like: MRSQLDMDISTSANYTQVGDENTTSLPDLPTTHITDFAFVIYVVLLPTVAVLGMVGNVLTMVVLWSKRMQSTTTLFLRGLVLTDVGVIVVLTIAITPLAVGMHGKTLPVYVHSIYPHLYGPFDFLAMSVQQCNVWILVSVSVERYIAVCHPLKAAYYRTRRKTIITLVLLAVSSAVYNVPRLFGTVALPTKCKLPELEGFTCYGIDLTDLGRNFFYKDVYKVWMYAIVIYLLPLITMSVINVLIIRELIRMRSRRRDLATYCHQQQKEDNVTLVLVLIMTVFILCQTLAFFNQIDALFDDKTVQENYIAVISFLYVVNSSVNFLIYVLVGKKFRHVLFALCRRYRRRSKFCPARNGSSHSLENTMVTEFPHTALS, encoded by the coding sequence ATGAGATCTCAACTAGACATGGACATTAGCACGTCAGCTAACTACACTCAGGTTGGCGATGAGAATACCACGTCACTTCCGGACCTGCCTACCACCCATATAACAGACTTTGCCTTCGTCATATATGTCGTGTTGCTGCCGACGGTGGCGGTGCTTGGCATGGTCGGCAATGTCCTGACGATGGTCGTACTCTGGAGCAAGCGAATGCAGTCGACAACAACGTTATTCCTCCGCGGCCTCGTCCTCACTGACGTCGGGGTCATTGTGGTTCTTACGATAGCCATTACCCCGCTTGCAGTGGGCATGCACGGTAAGACACTTCCGGTGTACGTACACTCTATCTACCCTCATTTGTACGGACCGTTTGACTTCCTTGCGATGTCTGTACAACAGTGTAATGTGTGGATCCTCGTATCCGTGTCGGTGGAGCGCTATATCGCAGTTTGCCATCCATTAAAGGCGGCCTACTACCGCACCCGCAGAAAAACCATCATTACACTGGTGCTGCTCGCTGTCTCATCTGCCGTGTACAACGTCCCACGGCTATTCGGCACAGTTGCACTACCTACCAAGTGTAAGCTTCCCGAACTAGAAGGATTCACATGCTATGGCATTGATTTGACGGACCTCGGGAGGAACTTCTTTTACAAGGACGTGTACAAGGTGTGGATGTACGCCATCGTGATCTATCTACTTCCGCTCATTACTATGTCAGTGATTAACGTCCTCATCATCCGGGAACTTATACGCATGCGTTCCAGACGGCGGGATCTGGCTACCTATTGTCATCAACAGCAGAAGGAAGACAACGTGACGTTGGTCCTTGTCCTCATCATGACAGTCTTCATACTCTGTCAGACCCTTGCGTTCTTCAATCAAATAGATGCTTTATTCGATGACAAGACTGTGCAGGAAAACTACATCGCGGTCATTAGCTTCCTGTATGTTGTCAACTCGTCCGTGAACTTCCTTATTTATGTACTCGTTGGTAAAAAATTCCGGCATGTTTTATTCGCCCTCTGTCGGCGATATCGGCGGAGGTCAAAGTTCTGTCCCGCACGGAATGGCTCCAGTCACAGTCTCGAGAACACCATGGTTACGGAGTTTCCCCATACAGCCCTTTCCTGA